The following coding sequences lie in one Arachis stenosperma cultivar V10309 chromosome 5, arast.V10309.gnm1.PFL2, whole genome shotgun sequence genomic window:
- the LOC130983198 gene encoding uncharacterized protein LOC130983198 isoform X1 has protein sequence MNEENENIKPKTDLELFLNYANQCVWKNLKNESGAGANAAGSRVDMTYAATDPLSEIVWSPENGLCLKCADSSFAGKNSSLFQDVGPSSMVITPPQIVNTDKPVEDISVKPIAIICTAKGDIAGTDTHTPTMHPTSDSGVMPKCKAYEESDTGLPNDKNKNIVNHNENNACDEANIGADKLSGIEGNKFSAISAGQVDQRPLDGSLPQSDAAKPSMERNPSPSRCSHGDTAKGSGVPGTNIASSSRGPLEKLESTAENDLRTLSGAAACKGIKRKSPDAELMRLHDKTLAVLQSPCNSKIHMTINKGKDKSLSDGGENVRLSMEDEDSHSSVESCNSGGFFTSCKKRCHFQQQLMIGSKRVKKQIQETSGSKSYAKQDSSFMNWISNMVKGFSQSVQNESNILALTLANPDHQNVAPDESLIAINANQDPKPKNTGFKSIFQAIYCPTLKNEVGKRMSQVGEGCEDLETGNMMHGIEATPITCCAENNKSEASSGRDNAGPSSQPTVKLLSYFHGHESIKNDTMENKNYSILGLSKDKEEMVSDTSATRHNTNNTDNVYSNPLSERKGTDNIFNRSDALRSLWITRFSPKLPAPLTTSERGGSQVPSTNVSKLPNSDKHISYLNNCKTEETREHSPDNAEARTAFEEDSDHKSKHQFIPFSSSSGFRNSEPMASMFAKRLGAIKHIIPTKRTDSTTQVHFFCLFCGTRGHQLADCSDIAESDVEDLQKNVTSYGGYSHRGLEEPPCLCFKCFQSNHWAISCPTSISKRKHVPEVKALVNDSFPTGKHVSSSNEGSARLRPGGDDQIFSSRPIDAETVHQGERSFNLKLKLNEIVPSMIGFCASLEKYCSSSTEENKFKENPIISPPRLSKRQISNIPKGISEAVRSLRLSRTDILKWISGDRAISNLDGFFLRLRLGKWEEGLGGTGYHVASINEGHDQSSEQNTRKSLSVNVGGIKCMVESQFISNHDFLEEEIMEWWSTKSEADTGVPSKEDLIQKIERKKLLGL, from the exons ATGAATGAAGAAAACGAGAATATAAAACCAAAGACTGATTTAGAACTCTTTCTGAATTATGCTAACCAGTGCGTTtggaaaaatttgaaaaatgaatCAGGTGCAGGTGCAAATGCAGCAGGTTCAAGAGTAGACATGACATATGCTGCCACTGACCCTCTATCTGAAATAGTTTGGTCTCCAGAAAACGGTTTATGTCTTAAATGTGCCGATTCAAGCTTTGCCGGTAAAAATAGTTCTCTTTTTCAGGATGTTGGACCGAGCAGTATGGTTATCACTCCACCACAAATTGTAAACACTGATAAGCCGGTTGAAGATATTTCTGTAAAACCTATAGCTATCATATGTACTGCCAAAGGTGATATTGCTGGAACAGATACTCATACTCCCACTATGCATCCAACAAGTGATTCAGGTGTCATGCCAAAGTGTAAAGCCTATGAAGAAAGTGATACAG GCTTGCCGAATGATAAAAACAAGAATATAGTGAATCATAATGAGAACAATGCTTGTGATGAAGCCAACATTGGAGCTGATAAATTATCTGGGATAGAGGGAAACAAATTTTCTGCTATTTCAG CAGGTCAGGTTGACCAAAGGCCATTGGATGGTTCATTACCTCAATCAGATGCGGCAAAACCAAGCATGGAGCGAAATCCTTCGCCAAGCAGGTGTTCCCATGGAGACACAGCTAAAGGCTCTGGTGTTCCAGGGACTAATATAGCATCTTCCAGCAGAGGCCCTCTAGAAAAACTGGAATCAACTGCGGAGAATGATTTAAGAACTCTCAGTGGTGCTGCTGCTTGTAAGGGGATTAAAAGGAAATCTCCAGATGCCGAACTGATGCGGCTACATGATAAGACTCTTGCAGTTTTGCAGTCTCCATGTAATAGCAAAATTCATATGACAATAAACAAGGGAAAAGATAAGTCCTTATCAGATGGGGGAGAAAATGTAAGATTATCAATGGAGGATGAGGACAGTCATTCAAGCGTTGAAAGCTGCAACAGCGGTGGTTTTTTCACCAGTTGTAAGAAGAGATGTCACTTTCAACAACAGTTAATGATTGGGAGTAAGAGAGTCAAAAAGCAAATCCAAGAAACTTCTGGTTCTAAGTCCTACGCTAAACAGGATAGCTCATTCATGAACTGGATTTCAAACATGGTGAAAGGATTTTCGCAATCAGTTCAAAATGAATCAAACATTTTGGCACTCACCCTGGCAAATCCAGATCATCAAAATGTAGCACCTGATGAGAGTCTTATTGCAATCAATGCCAATCAAGATCCCAAGCCAAAAAATACTGGATTCAAATCCATTTTTCAGGCCATATATTGTCCAACCTTGAAGAATGAGGTAGGAAAAAGAATGTCTCAAGTGGGTGAGGGTTGTGAAGATTTAGAAACAGGCAACATGATGCATGGAATAGAAGCTACTCCAATAACCTGTTGTGCAGAGAACAACAAGTCTGAAGCATCCAGTGGGAGAGATAATGCCGGTCCATCCTCACAGCCTACAGTTAAGCTTCTAAGTTATTTTCACGGTCATGAAAGCATAAAAAATGACACAATGGAGAACAAAAATTATTCCATCTTGGGCCTTAGCAAAGACAAAGAAGAAATGGTGTCAGATACATCTGCAACAAGACACAACACCAATAACACTGATAATGTGTATTCTAATCCTCTCTCTGAGAGAAAGGGAACAGATAACATCTTCAATAGAAGTGATGCTCTTCGAAGTCTGTGGATAACTCGATTTTCTCCGAAACTTCCAGCCCCCTTGACTACTTCTGAGAGAGGTGGATCGCAAGTCCCATCAACTAATGTCTCAAAGCTTCCCAATTCCGACAAACATATTTCTTATTTAAACAACTGCAAGACTGAAGAGACAAGAGAACATTCTCCTGATAATGCAGAGGCTCGGACTGCTTTTGAGGAAGATAGTGATCATAAATCAAAGCACCAGTTCATCcctttttcatcttcttcaggaTTCAGAAATTCAGAACCAATGGCTTCAATGTTTGCAAAGAGATTAGGTGCCATCAAACATATCATACCCACAAAAAGAACAGATAGTACCACACAGGTACATTTCTTTTGTCTGTTTTGTGGGACAAGAGGTCACCAACTTGCTGATTGCTCAGATATTGCTGAAAGTGATGTGGAAGATTTGCAGAAGAATGTAACTTCATATGGAGGATATTCACATAGAGGATTGGAAGAACCTCCTTGTTTGTGCTTTAAGTGTTTTCAGTCCAATCACTGGGCAATTTCATGTCCCACTTCAATTTCAAAAAGAAAACATGTACCGGAAGTTAAAGCCTTGGTCAATGATAGTTTTCCTACTGGCAAGCATGTTAGCTCCAGCAATGAGGGCAGTGCCAGACTCCGACCTGGTGGAGATGACCAAATCTTTTCCAGCCGTCCTATTGATGCTGAAACTGTTCACCAAGGAGAAAGAAGTTTCAATTTGAAGCTGAAATTGAATGAAATTGTCCCCTCCATGATTGGATTCTGTGCTTCACTCGAGAAATACTGTAGTTCAAGTACAGAGGAAaacaaattcaaagaaaatcctATCATCTCTCCACCCAGATTGTCAAAAAGGCAGATTTCAAACATACCAAAAGGAATCTCTGAGGCTGTTAGAAGCCTTCGATTGTCCCGCACCGACATCCTGAA GTGGATAAGCGGTGACCGGGCGATATCAAATCTTGATGGATTTTTCTTGCGGCTGCGGCTTGGGAAGTGGGAAGAAGGGCTAGGAGGAACTGGATACCACGTGGCATCTATAAACG AGGGCCATGATCAGAGTTCTGAGCAGAATACAAGAAAGTCTCTCTCAGTGAATGTAGGAGGCATCAAGTGTATGGTTGAAAGTCAGTTCATATCCAATCATGATTTTCTTGAG GAAGAAATCATGGAGTGGTGGTCCACCAAATCAGAAGCTGATACTGGGGTTCCATCTAAAGAAGATCTTATACAAAAGATTGAAAGAAAGAAACTGTTAGGCCTCTAG
- the LOC130983198 gene encoding uncharacterized protein LOC130983198 isoform X2: protein MNEENENIKPKTDLELFLNYANQCVWKNLKNESGAGANAAGSRVDMTYAATDPLSEIVWSPENGLCLKCADSSFAGKNSSLFQDVGPSSMVITPPQIVNTDKPVEDISVKPIAIICTAKGDIAGTDTHTPTMHPTSDSGVMPKCKAYEESDTGLPNDKNKNIVNHNENNACDEANIGADKLSGIEGNKFSAISGQVDQRPLDGSLPQSDAAKPSMERNPSPSRCSHGDTAKGSGVPGTNIASSSRGPLEKLESTAENDLRTLSGAAACKGIKRKSPDAELMRLHDKTLAVLQSPCNSKIHMTINKGKDKSLSDGGENVRLSMEDEDSHSSVESCNSGGFFTSCKKRCHFQQQLMIGSKRVKKQIQETSGSKSYAKQDSSFMNWISNMVKGFSQSVQNESNILALTLANPDHQNVAPDESLIAINANQDPKPKNTGFKSIFQAIYCPTLKNEVGKRMSQVGEGCEDLETGNMMHGIEATPITCCAENNKSEASSGRDNAGPSSQPTVKLLSYFHGHESIKNDTMENKNYSILGLSKDKEEMVSDTSATRHNTNNTDNVYSNPLSERKGTDNIFNRSDALRSLWITRFSPKLPAPLTTSERGGSQVPSTNVSKLPNSDKHISYLNNCKTEETREHSPDNAEARTAFEEDSDHKSKHQFIPFSSSSGFRNSEPMASMFAKRLGAIKHIIPTKRTDSTTQVHFFCLFCGTRGHQLADCSDIAESDVEDLQKNVTSYGGYSHRGLEEPPCLCFKCFQSNHWAISCPTSISKRKHVPEVKALVNDSFPTGKHVSSSNEGSARLRPGGDDQIFSSRPIDAETVHQGERSFNLKLKLNEIVPSMIGFCASLEKYCSSSTEENKFKENPIISPPRLSKRQISNIPKGISEAVRSLRLSRTDILKWISGDRAISNLDGFFLRLRLGKWEEGLGGTGYHVASINEGHDQSSEQNTRKSLSVNVGGIKCMVESQFISNHDFLEEEIMEWWSTKSEADTGVPSKEDLIQKIERKKLLGL, encoded by the exons ATGAATGAAGAAAACGAGAATATAAAACCAAAGACTGATTTAGAACTCTTTCTGAATTATGCTAACCAGTGCGTTtggaaaaatttgaaaaatgaatCAGGTGCAGGTGCAAATGCAGCAGGTTCAAGAGTAGACATGACATATGCTGCCACTGACCCTCTATCTGAAATAGTTTGGTCTCCAGAAAACGGTTTATGTCTTAAATGTGCCGATTCAAGCTTTGCCGGTAAAAATAGTTCTCTTTTTCAGGATGTTGGACCGAGCAGTATGGTTATCACTCCACCACAAATTGTAAACACTGATAAGCCGGTTGAAGATATTTCTGTAAAACCTATAGCTATCATATGTACTGCCAAAGGTGATATTGCTGGAACAGATACTCATACTCCCACTATGCATCCAACAAGTGATTCAGGTGTCATGCCAAAGTGTAAAGCCTATGAAGAAAGTGATACAG GCTTGCCGAATGATAAAAACAAGAATATAGTGAATCATAATGAGAACAATGCTTGTGATGAAGCCAACATTGGAGCTGATAAATTATCTGGGATAGAGGGAAACAAATTTTCTGCTATTTCAG GTCAGGTTGACCAAAGGCCATTGGATGGTTCATTACCTCAATCAGATGCGGCAAAACCAAGCATGGAGCGAAATCCTTCGCCAAGCAGGTGTTCCCATGGAGACACAGCTAAAGGCTCTGGTGTTCCAGGGACTAATATAGCATCTTCCAGCAGAGGCCCTCTAGAAAAACTGGAATCAACTGCGGAGAATGATTTAAGAACTCTCAGTGGTGCTGCTGCTTGTAAGGGGATTAAAAGGAAATCTCCAGATGCCGAACTGATGCGGCTACATGATAAGACTCTTGCAGTTTTGCAGTCTCCATGTAATAGCAAAATTCATATGACAATAAACAAGGGAAAAGATAAGTCCTTATCAGATGGGGGAGAAAATGTAAGATTATCAATGGAGGATGAGGACAGTCATTCAAGCGTTGAAAGCTGCAACAGCGGTGGTTTTTTCACCAGTTGTAAGAAGAGATGTCACTTTCAACAACAGTTAATGATTGGGAGTAAGAGAGTCAAAAAGCAAATCCAAGAAACTTCTGGTTCTAAGTCCTACGCTAAACAGGATAGCTCATTCATGAACTGGATTTCAAACATGGTGAAAGGATTTTCGCAATCAGTTCAAAATGAATCAAACATTTTGGCACTCACCCTGGCAAATCCAGATCATCAAAATGTAGCACCTGATGAGAGTCTTATTGCAATCAATGCCAATCAAGATCCCAAGCCAAAAAATACTGGATTCAAATCCATTTTTCAGGCCATATATTGTCCAACCTTGAAGAATGAGGTAGGAAAAAGAATGTCTCAAGTGGGTGAGGGTTGTGAAGATTTAGAAACAGGCAACATGATGCATGGAATAGAAGCTACTCCAATAACCTGTTGTGCAGAGAACAACAAGTCTGAAGCATCCAGTGGGAGAGATAATGCCGGTCCATCCTCACAGCCTACAGTTAAGCTTCTAAGTTATTTTCACGGTCATGAAAGCATAAAAAATGACACAATGGAGAACAAAAATTATTCCATCTTGGGCCTTAGCAAAGACAAAGAAGAAATGGTGTCAGATACATCTGCAACAAGACACAACACCAATAACACTGATAATGTGTATTCTAATCCTCTCTCTGAGAGAAAGGGAACAGATAACATCTTCAATAGAAGTGATGCTCTTCGAAGTCTGTGGATAACTCGATTTTCTCCGAAACTTCCAGCCCCCTTGACTACTTCTGAGAGAGGTGGATCGCAAGTCCCATCAACTAATGTCTCAAAGCTTCCCAATTCCGACAAACATATTTCTTATTTAAACAACTGCAAGACTGAAGAGACAAGAGAACATTCTCCTGATAATGCAGAGGCTCGGACTGCTTTTGAGGAAGATAGTGATCATAAATCAAAGCACCAGTTCATCcctttttcatcttcttcaggaTTCAGAAATTCAGAACCAATGGCTTCAATGTTTGCAAAGAGATTAGGTGCCATCAAACATATCATACCCACAAAAAGAACAGATAGTACCACACAGGTACATTTCTTTTGTCTGTTTTGTGGGACAAGAGGTCACCAACTTGCTGATTGCTCAGATATTGCTGAAAGTGATGTGGAAGATTTGCAGAAGAATGTAACTTCATATGGAGGATATTCACATAGAGGATTGGAAGAACCTCCTTGTTTGTGCTTTAAGTGTTTTCAGTCCAATCACTGGGCAATTTCATGTCCCACTTCAATTTCAAAAAGAAAACATGTACCGGAAGTTAAAGCCTTGGTCAATGATAGTTTTCCTACTGGCAAGCATGTTAGCTCCAGCAATGAGGGCAGTGCCAGACTCCGACCTGGTGGAGATGACCAAATCTTTTCCAGCCGTCCTATTGATGCTGAAACTGTTCACCAAGGAGAAAGAAGTTTCAATTTGAAGCTGAAATTGAATGAAATTGTCCCCTCCATGATTGGATTCTGTGCTTCACTCGAGAAATACTGTAGTTCAAGTACAGAGGAAaacaaattcaaagaaaatcctATCATCTCTCCACCCAGATTGTCAAAAAGGCAGATTTCAAACATACCAAAAGGAATCTCTGAGGCTGTTAGAAGCCTTCGATTGTCCCGCACCGACATCCTGAA GTGGATAAGCGGTGACCGGGCGATATCAAATCTTGATGGATTTTTCTTGCGGCTGCGGCTTGGGAAGTGGGAAGAAGGGCTAGGAGGAACTGGATACCACGTGGCATCTATAAACG AGGGCCATGATCAGAGTTCTGAGCAGAATACAAGAAAGTCTCTCTCAGTGAATGTAGGAGGCATCAAGTGTATGGTTGAAAGTCAGTTCATATCCAATCATGATTTTCTTGAG GAAGAAATCATGGAGTGGTGGTCCACCAAATCAGAAGCTGATACTGGGGTTCCATCTAAAGAAGATCTTATACAAAAGATTGAAAGAAAGAAACTGTTAGGCCTCTAG
- the LOC130983198 gene encoding uncharacterized protein LOC130983198 isoform X3, with translation MTYAATDPLSEIVWSPENGLCLKCADSSFAGKNSSLFQDVGPSSMVITPPQIVNTDKPVEDISVKPIAIICTAKGDIAGTDTHTPTMHPTSDSGVMPKCKAYEESDTGLPNDKNKNIVNHNENNACDEANIGADKLSGIEGNKFSAISAGQVDQRPLDGSLPQSDAAKPSMERNPSPSRCSHGDTAKGSGVPGTNIASSSRGPLEKLESTAENDLRTLSGAAACKGIKRKSPDAELMRLHDKTLAVLQSPCNSKIHMTINKGKDKSLSDGGENVRLSMEDEDSHSSVESCNSGGFFTSCKKRCHFQQQLMIGSKRVKKQIQETSGSKSYAKQDSSFMNWISNMVKGFSQSVQNESNILALTLANPDHQNVAPDESLIAINANQDPKPKNTGFKSIFQAIYCPTLKNEVGKRMSQVGEGCEDLETGNMMHGIEATPITCCAENNKSEASSGRDNAGPSSQPTVKLLSYFHGHESIKNDTMENKNYSILGLSKDKEEMVSDTSATRHNTNNTDNVYSNPLSERKGTDNIFNRSDALRSLWITRFSPKLPAPLTTSERGGSQVPSTNVSKLPNSDKHISYLNNCKTEETREHSPDNAEARTAFEEDSDHKSKHQFIPFSSSSGFRNSEPMASMFAKRLGAIKHIIPTKRTDSTTQVHFFCLFCGTRGHQLADCSDIAESDVEDLQKNVTSYGGYSHRGLEEPPCLCFKCFQSNHWAISCPTSISKRKHVPEVKALVNDSFPTGKHVSSSNEGSARLRPGGDDQIFSSRPIDAETVHQGERSFNLKLKLNEIVPSMIGFCASLEKYCSSSTEENKFKENPIISPPRLSKRQISNIPKGISEAVRSLRLSRTDILKWISGDRAISNLDGFFLRLRLGKWEEGLGGTGYHVASINEGHDQSSEQNTRKSLSVNVGGIKCMVESQFISNHDFLEEEIMEWWSTKSEADTGVPSKEDLIQKIERKKLLGL, from the exons ATGACATATGCTGCCACTGACCCTCTATCTGAAATAGTTTGGTCTCCAGAAAACGGTTTATGTCTTAAATGTGCCGATTCAAGCTTTGCCGGTAAAAATAGTTCTCTTTTTCAGGATGTTGGACCGAGCAGTATGGTTATCACTCCACCACAAATTGTAAACACTGATAAGCCGGTTGAAGATATTTCTGTAAAACCTATAGCTATCATATGTACTGCCAAAGGTGATATTGCTGGAACAGATACTCATACTCCCACTATGCATCCAACAAGTGATTCAGGTGTCATGCCAAAGTGTAAAGCCTATGAAGAAAGTGATACAG GCTTGCCGAATGATAAAAACAAGAATATAGTGAATCATAATGAGAACAATGCTTGTGATGAAGCCAACATTGGAGCTGATAAATTATCTGGGATAGAGGGAAACAAATTTTCTGCTATTTCAG CAGGTCAGGTTGACCAAAGGCCATTGGATGGTTCATTACCTCAATCAGATGCGGCAAAACCAAGCATGGAGCGAAATCCTTCGCCAAGCAGGTGTTCCCATGGAGACACAGCTAAAGGCTCTGGTGTTCCAGGGACTAATATAGCATCTTCCAGCAGAGGCCCTCTAGAAAAACTGGAATCAACTGCGGAGAATGATTTAAGAACTCTCAGTGGTGCTGCTGCTTGTAAGGGGATTAAAAGGAAATCTCCAGATGCCGAACTGATGCGGCTACATGATAAGACTCTTGCAGTTTTGCAGTCTCCATGTAATAGCAAAATTCATATGACAATAAACAAGGGAAAAGATAAGTCCTTATCAGATGGGGGAGAAAATGTAAGATTATCAATGGAGGATGAGGACAGTCATTCAAGCGTTGAAAGCTGCAACAGCGGTGGTTTTTTCACCAGTTGTAAGAAGAGATGTCACTTTCAACAACAGTTAATGATTGGGAGTAAGAGAGTCAAAAAGCAAATCCAAGAAACTTCTGGTTCTAAGTCCTACGCTAAACAGGATAGCTCATTCATGAACTGGATTTCAAACATGGTGAAAGGATTTTCGCAATCAGTTCAAAATGAATCAAACATTTTGGCACTCACCCTGGCAAATCCAGATCATCAAAATGTAGCACCTGATGAGAGTCTTATTGCAATCAATGCCAATCAAGATCCCAAGCCAAAAAATACTGGATTCAAATCCATTTTTCAGGCCATATATTGTCCAACCTTGAAGAATGAGGTAGGAAAAAGAATGTCTCAAGTGGGTGAGGGTTGTGAAGATTTAGAAACAGGCAACATGATGCATGGAATAGAAGCTACTCCAATAACCTGTTGTGCAGAGAACAACAAGTCTGAAGCATCCAGTGGGAGAGATAATGCCGGTCCATCCTCACAGCCTACAGTTAAGCTTCTAAGTTATTTTCACGGTCATGAAAGCATAAAAAATGACACAATGGAGAACAAAAATTATTCCATCTTGGGCCTTAGCAAAGACAAAGAAGAAATGGTGTCAGATACATCTGCAACAAGACACAACACCAATAACACTGATAATGTGTATTCTAATCCTCTCTCTGAGAGAAAGGGAACAGATAACATCTTCAATAGAAGTGATGCTCTTCGAAGTCTGTGGATAACTCGATTTTCTCCGAAACTTCCAGCCCCCTTGACTACTTCTGAGAGAGGTGGATCGCAAGTCCCATCAACTAATGTCTCAAAGCTTCCCAATTCCGACAAACATATTTCTTATTTAAACAACTGCAAGACTGAAGAGACAAGAGAACATTCTCCTGATAATGCAGAGGCTCGGACTGCTTTTGAGGAAGATAGTGATCATAAATCAAAGCACCAGTTCATCcctttttcatcttcttcaggaTTCAGAAATTCAGAACCAATGGCTTCAATGTTTGCAAAGAGATTAGGTGCCATCAAACATATCATACCCACAAAAAGAACAGATAGTACCACACAGGTACATTTCTTTTGTCTGTTTTGTGGGACAAGAGGTCACCAACTTGCTGATTGCTCAGATATTGCTGAAAGTGATGTGGAAGATTTGCAGAAGAATGTAACTTCATATGGAGGATATTCACATAGAGGATTGGAAGAACCTCCTTGTTTGTGCTTTAAGTGTTTTCAGTCCAATCACTGGGCAATTTCATGTCCCACTTCAATTTCAAAAAGAAAACATGTACCGGAAGTTAAAGCCTTGGTCAATGATAGTTTTCCTACTGGCAAGCATGTTAGCTCCAGCAATGAGGGCAGTGCCAGACTCCGACCTGGTGGAGATGACCAAATCTTTTCCAGCCGTCCTATTGATGCTGAAACTGTTCACCAAGGAGAAAGAAGTTTCAATTTGAAGCTGAAATTGAATGAAATTGTCCCCTCCATGATTGGATTCTGTGCTTCACTCGAGAAATACTGTAGTTCAAGTACAGAGGAAaacaaattcaaagaaaatcctATCATCTCTCCACCCAGATTGTCAAAAAGGCAGATTTCAAACATACCAAAAGGAATCTCTGAGGCTGTTAGAAGCCTTCGATTGTCCCGCACCGACATCCTGAA GTGGATAAGCGGTGACCGGGCGATATCAAATCTTGATGGATTTTTCTTGCGGCTGCGGCTTGGGAAGTGGGAAGAAGGGCTAGGAGGAACTGGATACCACGTGGCATCTATAAACG AGGGCCATGATCAGAGTTCTGAGCAGAATACAAGAAAGTCTCTCTCAGTGAATGTAGGAGGCATCAAGTGTATGGTTGAAAGTCAGTTCATATCCAATCATGATTTTCTTGAG GAAGAAATCATGGAGTGGTGGTCCACCAAATCAGAAGCTGATACTGGGGTTCCATCTAAAGAAGATCTTATACAAAAGATTGAAAGAAAGAAACTGTTAGGCCTCTAG
- the LOC130982161 gene encoding uncharacterized protein LOC130982161 — translation MDEPFFDLVEFMKNPSITETFVDILLCAVPIWLAVMIGLVIGWSWRPRWTGLVFLGLRSKFRFLWTAPPGFGARRLWFAFTALSAFSICRTYWFNLKGKAKAKEQQQEQHPSKSDDIAESNSPNAARDTSRSSDKADDKGQDLVTQADLEHFLHLLEGNDGEMDWQSFMEKTTPTMQYQAWRHDPENGPTIYRSRTVFEDATPELVRDFFWDDDFRRKWDTMLAYCKVLEECPHNGTMVTHWIKKFPFFCSDREYVIARRIWQAGNTYYCVTKGVPYASLPKRDKPRRVDLYFSSWAIKSVESRKGDGQLTACEVTLLHYEDMGIPKDVAKLGVRHGMWGAVKKLHSGMRAYQNTRKTDTSLSRCALMASKTTNISSETNMHCSVPASCREEEVKGIINNGRQKGHGIDWKWLAIGGTVALVLGVHNGPVGRALLLGAGHRFARR, via the exons ATGGATGAACCTTTCTTCGATCTGGTTGAGTTCATGAAGAATCCCTCCATAACGGAGACATTCGTCGACATACTGCTATGCGCGGTGCCGATTTGGCTCGCCGTCATGATTGGCCTTGTCATCGGGTGGTCCTGGCGCCCGCGATGGACTGGCCTCGTCTTCCTCGGCCTCCGCAGCAAGTTCCGTTTCCTCTGGACGGCTCCGCCGGGATTCGGTGCCCGCCGACTCTGGTTCGCCTTCACCGCACTTTCCGCCTTCTCCATCTGCCGTACCTATTGGTTCAATCTCAAAGGCAAAGCCAAAGCCAAAGAGCAACAGCAGGAGCAGCATCCTTCCAAATCCGACGACATTGCTGAATCCAATTCCCCCAACGCTGCCAGAGATACTTCGAG GTCCAGTGATAAGGCTGATGATAAAGGGCAGGATCTTGTTACACAAGCTGATTTGGAACATTTTCTTCATCTTCTAGAAGGGAATGATGGAGAGATGGACTGGCAAAGTTTTATGGAAAAGACAACACCAACCATGCAATACCAAGCTTGGCGTCATGATCCTGAG AACGGTCCTACAATTTACCGGAGCAGAACTGTCTTTGAAGATGCAACCCCAGAGCTGGTGAGGGATTTCTTCTGGGATGATGACTTTCGTCGTAAATGGGATACTATGCTTGCATACTGCAAAGTATTGGAGGAATGCCCTCATAATGGAACAATGGTTACTCACTGGATTAAAAAG TTCCCATTTTTCTGCAGCGATCGAGAATACGTTATTGCTCGAAGAATATGGCAGGCTGGAAATACATACTATTGTGTGACAAAG GGAGTGCCCTATGCAAGTTTGCCAAAACGTGACAAGCCCAGACGCGTAGACCTTTATTTTTCTAGTTGGGCAATCAAATCAG TGGAGTCTCGCAAAGGAGATGGTCAGCTGACTGCATGCGAGGTTACCCTCTTACATTATGAAGACATGGGAATCCCTAAAGATGTTGCAAAGTTGGGAGTCCGTCATGGGATGTGGGGAGCCGTCAAGAAATTGCACTCTGGAATGAGAGCATACCAGAATACTAGGAAAACAGACACTTCTCTGTCAAGATGTGCGCTGATGGCAAGTAAAACAACCAATATATCTTCAGAAACAAACATGCATTGCTCCGTGCCTGCGTCATGCAGAGAAGAGGAAGTGAAGGGTATAATTAATAATGGTAGACAAAAGGGTCATGGTATCGACTGGAAGTGGCTGGCTATAGGTGGGACTGTTGCTCTGGTTTTGGGTGTTCACAATGGTCCAGTTGGCAGAGCTTTGTTGTTGGGTGCAGGGCACAGATTTGCACGGAGATGA